Proteins encoded together in one Terriglobus saanensis SP1PR4 window:
- a CDS encoding M1 family aminopeptidase → MSRHRLLKTSIAVVALIFCSFAGRAAPPSRPLLQVTAYTINADIDPAVARLTATVQVTFTALEDVSTATFELNNGLRVTKITDATGATLQSDRNPTTSTINVAMTAPIAKGTSTTLSFEYTGTLNGADTSPVEGIKLAAIADPITMLLYPGRWFPVSGLYTQRFTAEMHIRVPKGETVIASGATNHPAAPASTVPTLHATAHMTPRRAGGGVGTRTTAKPTTTAKADTPPAAPAAAPTSSANMEEFDFSWQKPGFPGTVIAGKFLPAIRSSGARNVSIYVTEKHKTGAAEYAAIAARQQEFFTTTFGEPQSSTLNIVEMPEDAVAASWAPEIAAIAGNRIGNANSSRLLSNTIAHQWWGSEVSPYTLNDAWITNGMSRYAELMFLEDASGKTAFQNAVTDVSAGALAYDTAPLATLGRVDPYSPQFQSETLEKGAMVFHMLRYQMGDEKFPVFLRGLLSQFAGKGVRSSDVETVAAAQSGLNLTPFFAQWIDGTGAPAFTSKFTVYRLGGNKGFRTIGAISQDLDLFRMPVDLRIETEGKTENKRIDVSGTDSHYTIETFGRPRRIVIDPEHWVLKSTPDLAVRVAVLKGQQLVAQGDLIGALAEYQHALDANKNSSLATYRIAEVFFTQRNYQSAANSYRDSLRGDNDPKWTEVWSHIGLGRVFDLTGQRDRAVNEYRLAVQTNDNTQGAINEARALLQKPYTRERSPD, encoded by the coding sequence ATGTCACGTCACCGCCTTTTGAAGACCAGTATCGCCGTTGTCGCTCTAATCTTTTGCAGCTTTGCCGGACGCGCCGCTCCTCCGTCACGCCCGCTGCTCCAAGTCACGGCGTACACGATCAACGCGGATATCGACCCCGCCGTGGCTCGCCTGACCGCAACGGTTCAGGTCACCTTCACTGCGCTCGAAGACGTCTCCACCGCAACCTTCGAACTGAACAACGGCCTCAGGGTCACCAAAATCACCGACGCAACTGGCGCGACTCTGCAATCCGATCGCAACCCCACGACATCCACGATCAACGTAGCGATGACCGCTCCCATTGCCAAGGGCACCAGCACGACGCTCAGTTTTGAATACACCGGCACCCTCAACGGCGCGGACACCTCTCCCGTTGAAGGCATTAAACTCGCTGCCATCGCCGATCCCATTACCATGCTGCTTTACCCCGGCCGGTGGTTTCCGGTCTCTGGGCTCTATACCCAGCGTTTCACTGCGGAGATGCACATCCGTGTCCCCAAGGGCGAAACAGTCATCGCAAGCGGAGCGACGAATCATCCTGCCGCACCGGCATCGACTGTTCCCACCCTCCACGCGACAGCGCACATGACTCCTCGCCGCGCAGGCGGAGGAGTAGGCACCCGCACTACTGCCAAACCGACGACAACGGCTAAAGCGGACACTCCTCCAGCAGCTCCGGCTGCTGCGCCTACTTCTTCGGCAAACATGGAGGAGTTCGATTTCTCCTGGCAGAAGCCCGGGTTCCCCGGCACCGTGATTGCGGGCAAATTCCTTCCTGCCATCCGCTCCTCGGGCGCGCGCAACGTCAGCATCTATGTGACTGAAAAACATAAGACCGGCGCCGCCGAGTACGCCGCCATTGCTGCACGTCAGCAGGAGTTCTTCACAACAACCTTCGGTGAACCGCAGTCCTCCACGCTCAACATCGTGGAGATGCCTGAGGATGCCGTCGCCGCCTCCTGGGCCCCGGAGATCGCCGCCATTGCGGGTAATCGCATCGGCAACGCCAATAGCTCTCGGCTTCTTTCCAACACCATTGCCCACCAGTGGTGGGGCAGCGAAGTCTCTCCCTACACACTCAACGATGCCTGGATCACAAACGGCATGAGCCGTTATGCCGAACTGATGTTTCTCGAAGACGCCAGCGGAAAGACCGCCTTTCAGAATGCAGTGACGGACGTCTCCGCCGGTGCACTCGCTTACGATACTGCACCCCTCGCTACCCTTGGTCGCGTCGATCCCTACTCGCCCCAGTTCCAATCCGAGACTCTCGAGAAGGGAGCCATGGTCTTCCATATGCTTCGCTACCAGATGGGTGATGAGAAGTTCCCCGTCTTCCTTCGTGGCCTGCTCTCGCAGTTTGCTGGAAAGGGCGTCCGCTCCTCCGACGTGGAAACGGTGGCCGCAGCGCAGTCCGGTCTCAACCTCACACCCTTCTTTGCGCAGTGGATCGATGGGACGGGCGCTCCTGCCTTTACGAGCAAGTTCACCGTCTATCGTCTGGGTGGCAACAAGGGTTTCCGCACCATCGGAGCGATCTCGCAGGACCTCGATCTCTTCCGTATGCCCGTCGATCTTAGGATCGAAACCGAAGGCAAGACGGAGAATAAGCGGATCGATGTCTCCGGGACTGACTCGCACTACACCATCGAGACCTTTGGACGTCCCCGGCGGATTGTGATCGATCCGGAACATTGGGTGCTCAAATCCACCCCCGACTTGGCCGTCCGTGTTGCCGTGCTCAAGGGTCAGCAGTTGGTCGCGCAGGGTGACCTGATCGGCGCGCTCGCCGAGTATCAGCATGCGCTTGATGCCAACAAGAACTCATCGCTCGCGACCTATCGCATCGCCGAGGTCTTCTTCACGCAGCGCAACTACCAGTCCGCCGCCAACAGCTATCGCGACTCGCTTCGCGGCGATAACGATCCCAAGTGGACGGAAGTCTGGAGCCATATTGGTCTGGGCCGCGTCTTCGATCTCACCGGCCAGCGCGACCGCGCGGTCAATGAGTACCGGCTTGCGGTACAGACAAACGACAACACGCAGGGCGCGATCAACGAGGCCCGCGCTCTTCTGCAGAAGCCCTACACGCGCGAACGCAGTCCCGACTAG
- the malQ gene encoding 4-alpha-glucanotransferase codes for MITERKSGVLLHVTSLPSYGGIGDMGPAAYEFVEFLASAKQRLWQVLPLNPTGYGNSPYAAISAFAGNPLLISLERLVRDGWLYQGEIEGLAGHGDPTDFDRAGREKQPLIERAAKRFLECDNTILQDKFARFCDAHAAWLTDYVRYVVLRRMHDYACWCDWAPEFAARDPKALAKFDDERCQELDIERAVQFLFTEQWCALKTFCTSRDIAVMGDMAIFVNYDSADVWTNKEVFRLDKEFKPTVVSGVPPDYFSVTGQRWGNPLYDWKLLEKTKFTWWVGRVRRQMELYDVLRLDHFRGFEAYWEIDAAAETAIDGKWVEAPGQKLFKQLKKELGELPFVAEDLGLITAQVDELREEFGMPGMRVLQFGFSDRGAHLHLPHRFVPNMVVYTGTHDNNTTLGWWYEQLNEADRANVVEYLGPLQHPNDVVWAMIRAAERSVAALCILPLQDLLHLGSDGRMNTPANPAGNWSWRYVPEALHPDLAQKLLAITEITDRDGYVEPEEVLVEPHVVEALESQAPVEQAVEEQHS; via the coding sequence ATGATCACGGAACGTAAATCGGGTGTGTTGCTCCATGTGACTTCGCTGCCTTCGTATGGTGGCATCGGCGACATGGGGCCTGCGGCGTATGAATTTGTCGAGTTCCTCGCCTCCGCGAAACAGAGGCTATGGCAGGTATTACCGCTGAATCCCACGGGGTATGGCAACTCTCCCTATGCTGCGATCAGCGCCTTTGCAGGAAATCCTCTGCTCATCTCGCTGGAGCGGCTGGTGCGGGACGGATGGCTGTACCAGGGAGAGATCGAAGGACTCGCCGGGCATGGCGATCCGACCGACTTCGACCGTGCGGGACGCGAGAAGCAGCCCCTCATCGAGCGTGCCGCCAAGCGGTTCCTGGAATGCGATAACACTATCCTGCAGGATAAATTCGCTCGTTTCTGCGACGCTCATGCTGCGTGGCTGACGGACTATGTCCGTTATGTTGTTCTGCGTCGGATGCATGATTATGCCTGCTGGTGTGATTGGGCTCCTGAGTTCGCCGCACGTGACCCCAAGGCCCTTGCGAAGTTCGATGATGAGCGATGCCAGGAGTTGGATATAGAACGAGCGGTGCAGTTTCTGTTCACCGAGCAGTGGTGCGCCCTGAAGACTTTTTGCACCTCTCGGGATATCGCCGTGATGGGCGACATGGCCATCTTTGTGAACTACGACTCTGCCGATGTGTGGACGAATAAAGAAGTTTTCCGGCTCGACAAAGAGTTCAAGCCGACGGTCGTTAGCGGCGTTCCTCCGGACTACTTCTCGGTGACGGGACAGCGCTGGGGCAATCCACTCTATGACTGGAAGCTGCTGGAAAAGACGAAGTTCACCTGGTGGGTGGGCCGTGTTCGTCGGCAGATGGAGCTTTACGACGTGCTCCGGCTCGATCACTTCCGCGGATTTGAAGCGTATTGGGAGATCGATGCGGCTGCGGAGACAGCCATCGATGGAAAGTGGGTTGAGGCTCCCGGACAGAAGCTGTTCAAGCAGCTGAAGAAGGAACTCGGCGAACTTCCGTTTGTTGCAGAAGACCTCGGCCTGATCACGGCGCAGGTGGATGAACTTCGCGAAGAGTTTGGTATGCCCGGCATGCGCGTCCTGCAGTTCGGATTCTCCGATCGCGGCGCGCACCTGCATCTGCCTCACAGATTTGTTCCGAACATGGTCGTCTATACGGGAACGCACGACAACAATACAACGCTGGGCTGGTGGTATGAGCAGTTGAATGAGGCGGACCGCGCCAACGTAGTGGAGTATCTCGGACCTCTGCAGCATCCGAACGATGTGGTCTGGGCAATGATCCGCGCTGCGGAACGCAGCGTGGCCGCGCTTTGCATTTTGCCTCTGCAGGACCTCCTGCATCTTGGAAGTGACGGACGAATGAACACCCCTGCAAATCCTGCAGGGAACTGGTCGTGGCGCTATGTTCCTGAGGCTCTACATCCCGACCTTGCACAAAAACTGCTGGCGATTACAGAAATCACGGACCGCGATGGCTATGTAGAGCCCGAGGAGGTTCTAGTGGAGCCGCATGTGGTGGAAGCCCTGGAGAGCCAGGCTCCGGTGGAGCAGGCGGTCGAAGAGCAGCACAGCTAG
- a CDS encoding 3-hydroxyacyl-CoA dehydrogenase NAD-binding domain-containing protein: protein MQTVAVIGAGLKGRAFAMACARAGYRVILEDVMPSKLRDASVDFSGQDGVLEFATTVEDAVREADFAIDFVPDELESKLELVCMIDRMAPPKTFVMVQTTALSVSDLAACTYRAEKCVGVRLGEGEVSLVRGVRTAETSVDEVAGLFAALGWAAISLDDRVVVM from the coding sequence ATGCAAACCGTTGCAGTGATCGGTGCGGGATTGAAGGGGCGCGCGTTTGCCATGGCCTGCGCGCGCGCCGGATACCGCGTGATTCTGGAAGACGTTATGCCTTCCAAGTTACGCGACGCCTCCGTGGATTTCTCCGGACAGGATGGAGTGCTGGAGTTTGCTACGACGGTAGAAGACGCCGTGCGTGAGGCGGACTTTGCCATCGACTTCGTTCCGGATGAACTGGAGAGCAAGCTGGAACTGGTCTGCATGATCGACCGCATGGCCCCCCCAAAGACCTTTGTGATGGTGCAGACGACCGCGCTCAGCGTGAGCGATCTCGCTGCTTGCACCTACCGTGCGGAGAAGTGCGTCGGCGTGCGTCTGGGCGAGGGTGAGGTTTCGCTGGTGCGTGGGGTGCGCACGGCTGAGACCTCAGTGGATGAAGTGGCGGGTCTGTTTGCTGCACTCGGGTGGGCAGCTATTTCCCTGGATGACCGTGTCGTTGTGATGTAG
- a CDS encoding peptidylprolyl isomerase, with protein MIRLLQKDNRAVKVLFAVIIGAAILSMIVYLVPGLYEGVTNNGDGVYASVHEPGLMGRIFGDTEQITTQEVSRLAQSLQQRSGYPAFYLPLLERQAQQMKIAWAIEDQEASRLGLLVSDEDVSAELHQGQLGQILFPGGKFIGQDQYKQFVQNAAGVPTTADFEKEIKEDMERRRLRQFVTAGVNVNDNAVRSAYLLSGTKVKFDYAMISPEDVKKNVTSTDSELQKYFNDNKARYAKAVAEARKVTYVAVAADSLPGGKPQVSDAEVQSYYSQHADQYKVEEQVRVRHILISVPPGADAKVDAAAKTKAQDLLTKIRAGGNFADLAKANSDDPGSKGTGGELGWVKSNGQMVPAFQTAAMALKAGQTSDLVKTQFGYHIIQATERQDAHVKPLTEVASQIRPMLEQQKAAAAEQSFVTALSNEAAKQGLDKAAAAHHLTAQTTDYIAQDGVVNGVADSSQLLQAAFAAKKGDAPKAVATGEGMAIFQVVDIQPAHAPTFDLWKSHVADDYAAEQVPTMMQAKLTKLSERAKQLNDLKKAAVEMNIPVKTSDLVGRDGNVPELGAMSGGASVAFTLAKGAVSAPIDASRSGAVLQVVDKQEPTTEDIAKNFDKTKNDLLESKRNEVFALYMGTLMDQYKAKGGIHLSPKSKANQAANPLGL; from the coding sequence ATGATTCGCTTGCTGCAAAAGGACAATCGCGCCGTCAAAGTTCTGTTTGCCGTCATTATCGGCGCCGCCATTCTCTCCATGATTGTGTACCTTGTTCCCGGTCTTTATGAGGGCGTAACGAACAACGGGGACGGTGTGTACGCGTCCGTTCATGAGCCTGGCTTGATGGGCCGGATCTTTGGCGATACGGAACAGATCACGACGCAGGAAGTTTCGCGGCTGGCTCAGAGCCTGCAGCAACGCAGCGGCTATCCCGCTTTTTATCTTCCCCTTCTGGAGCGCCAGGCGCAGCAGATGAAGATCGCGTGGGCTATTGAAGATCAGGAAGCGTCGCGTCTGGGCCTGCTGGTTAGCGATGAGGACGTCAGCGCGGAGCTGCACCAGGGGCAACTTGGCCAAATTCTCTTCCCGGGCGGCAAGTTCATCGGACAGGACCAGTACAAGCAGTTCGTGCAGAACGCCGCTGGCGTGCCGACGACGGCTGACTTTGAAAAAGAGATTAAGGAAGACATGGAACGTCGCCGTTTGCGGCAGTTTGTCACCGCCGGTGTGAACGTGAATGACAACGCAGTGCGCAGCGCGTACCTCCTCTCCGGCACCAAGGTGAAGTTCGACTACGCGATGATCAGCCCGGAAGACGTGAAGAAGAATGTCACGTCGACGGACAGCGAGCTCCAGAAGTACTTCAACGACAACAAGGCGCGCTATGCGAAGGCTGTTGCTGAAGCCCGCAAGGTAACCTATGTTGCCGTGGCCGCAGATAGCCTTCCGGGTGGTAAGCCTCAGGTATCAGATGCCGAGGTACAGAGCTACTACAGCCAGCACGCGGACCAATACAAAGTCGAAGAGCAGGTGAGGGTTCGTCACATCCTGATCTCGGTTCCTCCGGGTGCGGATGCCAAGGTCGACGCAGCTGCGAAGACCAAGGCACAGGATCTCCTCACGAAGATCCGTGCTGGCGGTAACTTCGCCGACTTGGCTAAGGCAAACTCCGATGATCCTGGATCGAAGGGTACTGGCGGCGAGCTTGGCTGGGTAAAGTCGAACGGACAGATGGTCCCCGCCTTCCAGACCGCAGCCATGGCGCTTAAGGCTGGACAGACCTCTGACTTGGTAAAGACCCAGTTCGGATATCACATCATCCAGGCCACAGAGCGGCAGGATGCGCATGTGAAGCCGTTGACTGAAGTCGCAAGCCAGATCCGTCCCATGCTGGAACAGCAGAAGGCTGCAGCGGCAGAGCAGAGCTTTGTGACGGCCCTTTCCAACGAGGCTGCGAAACAGGGTTTGGATAAGGCTGCTGCGGCGCATCATTTGACTGCACAGACGACGGACTATATCGCGCAGGATGGCGTAGTCAATGGCGTAGCCGACAGCTCGCAGCTATTGCAGGCCGCGTTCGCCGCAAAGAAGGGCGATGCTCCCAAGGCCGTTGCGACGGGCGAGGGTATGGCGATCTTCCAGGTGGTGGATATTCAGCCCGCACATGCTCCCACGTTTGACCTGTGGAAGAGCCACGTTGCGGACGATTACGCCGCCGAGCAGGTTCCCACGATGATGCAGGCGAAGCTCACCAAGCTTTCTGAGCGCGCCAAGCAGCTCAACGATCTGAAGAAGGCCGCTGTGGAGATGAACATCCCCGTGAAGACCTCTGACCTCGTTGGTCGCGACGGCAACGTACCTGAGCTCGGTGCGATGAGCGGCGGCGCGAGTGTCGCATTCACACTTGCAAAGGGTGCGGTCTCCGCACCCATCGACGCCAGCCGAAGCGGCGCTGTCCTTCAGGTCGTAGACAAACAAGAGCCTACGACGGAAGACATCGCAAAGAACTTCGACAAGACCAAAAATGATCTGTTGGAGAGCAAGCGGAACGAGGTCTTCGCACTTTACATGGGAACGCTGATGGACCAGTACAAGGCCAAGGGTGGCATCCATTTGTCTCCGAAGAGCAAGGCGAACCAGGCGGCCAACCCACTCGGCCTGTAA
- a CDS encoding BON domain-containing protein gives MMPAVLAGAILSSDNAIAQKVAVSDAQVQANVLRALAGEGKLSNQAITTSTVFGTVTLTGAVADNSSRDLAEKVVSHTDGVKKVIDQLQVGQDAVVAAQQQPPQGQQPGQDQQQGMDQNAPMNQNAPNQTAQMEQDGQAALDGQNQQGYPQQQQDPTQPRRLYRRDYERQMAQQQQNGQDPQGQVPQGYGQPQGYPQQQQAYGQLQQGYGQPQQGGRPGGVSVQIPAGTMVNVRLNRWLTSDHVQAGTGFDGFIANDVVAGNEIALPRGATVQGTVLDVQQAGALKGKGSITLQLQTVQLAGKTYPLQSEPWTIDGRDKTGQTVGSTAFGAIFGALIGGAVGGGAGAGAGAAIGGVAGLGTSAIAGGGQAVIPGEAIVNFRLTAPSQVVTVSEGEMQRLGGYAGPATDYPRGPGPAYGYAGPYGGYPYGYPAVGIGIGIGYPYYGGYYRRPYYRGYYGRRY, from the coding sequence ATGATGCCTGCCGTTCTGGCTGGAGCAATTCTGTCTTCGGATAACGCAATTGCTCAAAAAGTTGCTGTGAGCGATGCGCAGGTGCAGGCCAATGTGTTGCGCGCTCTGGCTGGGGAAGGAAAGCTCTCCAACCAGGCGATTACGACCTCGACCGTCTTTGGAACCGTCACTCTGACGGGAGCAGTAGCGGACAACTCCTCGCGTGATTTGGCGGAGAAGGTGGTGTCGCACACAGACGGTGTGAAGAAGGTGATCGACCAGTTGCAGGTTGGGCAAGATGCTGTCGTTGCGGCACAGCAGCAACCGCCTCAGGGACAGCAGCCCGGGCAGGACCAGCAGCAGGGCATGGATCAGAACGCTCCGATGAACCAGAATGCACCGAACCAGACCGCTCAGATGGAGCAGGATGGGCAGGCAGCGCTGGACGGGCAAAATCAGCAGGGCTATCCCCAACAGCAGCAGGATCCAACTCAGCCGCGTCGTCTCTATCGCCGGGATTATGAGCGACAGATGGCGCAGCAGCAGCAAAACGGCCAGGATCCCCAAGGCCAGGTTCCGCAGGGTTATGGACAGCCGCAGGGCTATCCGCAACAGCAACAGGCATATGGACAGCTGCAGCAAGGATACGGACAACCGCAGCAGGGTGGACGCCCTGGCGGCGTCAGCGTCCAGATTCCGGCCGGCACGATGGTCAATGTTCGTCTGAATCGCTGGTTGACGAGTGACCACGTGCAGGCGGGAACCGGATTCGATGGGTTCATCGCAAACGATGTGGTTGCGGGCAATGAGATTGCCCTACCGCGGGGCGCCACAGTGCAGGGAACTGTTCTGGACGTACAGCAGGCGGGTGCTCTCAAGGGTAAGGGTTCCATCACGCTGCAACTGCAGACTGTGCAGCTCGCAGGCAAGACCTATCCGCTCCAGAGTGAGCCGTGGACGATCGACGGCCGCGACAAGACGGGCCAGACGGTTGGCAGCACGGCATTTGGAGCGATCTTTGGAGCTCTGATCGGTGGCGCTGTGGGCGGCGGGGCCGGTGCTGGAGCGGGCGCAGCCATCGGTGGCGTTGCTGGTCTGGGAACCTCGGCGATTGCAGGTGGTGGACAGGCAGTCATTCCAGGAGAAGCGATCGTCAACTTCCGGTTGACGGCCCCCTCTCAGGTGGTCACGGTGAGCGAAGGGGAGATGCAGCGCCTGGGTGGGTATGCAGGACCAGCGACAGACTATCCGCGCGGGCCTGGTCCAGCCTATGGCTATGCGGGACCCTACGGTGGATATCCTTATGGCTATCCGGCAGTTGGGATCGGCATCGGGATAGGCTACCCCTACTACGGTGGGTATTACCGGAGACCCTACTATCGTGGCTACTATGGTCGGCGCTACTAG